Part of the Mycoplasmopsis columboralis genome, AAAAGGTATTATTGAAAGAAAAAATTCTGGTATTAACACAAATAATGATAGTTATCAATATTCTTTCTTGCTTTCTGATATTGCAAAAGCTTTAAAAAATGATAATTCTTCTTGAATTGAATTATTTGACAAACTTAATTACAGTGGTTTTGATTTTACTCGTTATGATGTATGGTTGAAGTTAAAAGATTTGTTTAGTTTAGATAAACTAAATGACTTATTTGTTTCTTTTAAAGAAGATGCTTGAATGATTTTTGATGTTAAAGATAAAGTTGATTTAGATTTTTTAAATTCTAAGTGAGATTTTAGACAAAACTATAAAACTGAAGAACAAAAAAATAAAGCAAAATCAGAATGAGACTTTGTTTTACTTAAATTAAGAACACTTGCTAACAACAGTAAAGACTTAGTATATGAAAATGAAGATAAAAACCCTTCTAAAACACAAGAACTTTACGAAAAATATTTTACTTTGGTAAGAGACATTGTTCCAACAATAGCTTCAAGAAAATGAGATTTTGATATGCAAGTAAAAGCTTTAACTAAATACTTAGTTGTTAAAAACTTTTATCATACAGGTCAAAAAATGATAAATAAAGTTTACCTAACTCTTAAAAATGAAGAAAGTATTTTTAACTGTCAAGCTTATTCAGAATTTATGTTTTTATCATTAAATGCTCTTGGACATAAAAACAACATTCAATTCAACGGTGATTATTATTTCCCTAACGGTAAATGATTACCACACGTTAATTTAAACTATGATAACAACGGTAAAGTTTATGTAATTGATGCTACTTTCGCTGATCAATTTAACACTAAAAACCCAACACTAAGTGATTACAACAAAGTTAATGTTGACATTAACAAAAACATCTTAATTCCAATTGAAGAGTATCAAGCAAGACTTAACGCTGTTACAGAATTCTTAGGTTATTAAAGATAATTGAAATTAAGAGTTATCTCTAAACATAAATCAAATCACACAACATTTACTAGGTTATAAGTTGTGTGATCCCCGATTGCAATCCGTATCGCAACATCTTTTAAGTAAAATTAAAGGGTGGGGCGATTTTTTTAAATAGAAAAACCTCCCCATAATATTTCTGACCGGGAGGCAATATAAATCATAACAAAATTGACTATCAAAAAAGATTGTTAATTGAAATATTGCTAAAAAATAATGAATATTCTTTCAATGAAATAGCAGACAAACTCAAAATTCACAGGATTTCTCTATATCATGAAATTAAGAAAAATTCAGATCTGTATGGGTATATAGCTTGTTCGGCACAAAACAAACATGACATTAGAAGACAATGATCTGAACAAATCAAATTAAGAAATACATTTGAAAAATATCTAGAATTTTCAAAACTTTTTCTTAGTAAATTTGACAAAAAAACATGAGGCGTCGAGGTTACCTATTTAGTGATTACTAACAATTATCCAGAAGTAAATCATCCTTCCTTAAGAACGGTTTTTAATTGGATTAATTCAGGAATATGAGTAATAACTAGAGATGACAGACTCAGAAAAATATACAAAAAAGGTAGAAAAAGATATATTAGCGCAGTAGAAAGATTAGTAGGTAAAAGATGAGTTGTTCCTTATTGAGCAAGACCTTCTAAAATAGATGATAGAACAGATTTCGGTCATTGAGAATTAGACTTAATAGTCGGTAAAACCGGATTAAAACAAAATCATTTATTAACTTTCGTTGAAAGAAAAAGTCGTTTTGGACTAATCAAAAAAGTTTATTCGAAAGATCCTTGAAAAATATTGATAACTCTTTGAGACTTAATTAAAGAATACCGATTAAATGTTAAATCTATCACTACTGATAATGGCTTTGAATTTAACAAACTTTTTTACTTGGGTTATAGATTGAAGATAAAAATATACTTAACAGATCCGTATGCTTCTTTTGAAAAAGGAACTATCGAGCACTATAACGGAATAGTTAGAAGATTTTTCAAAAAACGAACTAATTTTAATAATGTCTCTGATGAAAAAATAAAAGAAATTCAAGACAAAATTAATCAAATGCCAAGAAAAATTCACGGTTACCTTTCCGCTGACGAGATATTTTTCGATTTAAATTACTACAAGGAAAAGTGAAATCCAATTCCTATGGAAGAAAAATTATTTACAAAGATCCAAAGAAGAAGACCTAGCAATACTTCAAGAAACAAATTTTTCAAAAATAAATATTAAAAAAACGATCCTTTAAGCAAAAAAGGATCGAATTTTTTTGTTTTCTTCCATGTTGCGATACGGATTGCATTTAAGGATCACACAACATTTACTAGGTTATAAGTTGTGTGATTTTTAATTAAATTCACAATAACAAGTAGAGATTATCAAATGTGCAAGTTGATTTCATTTGGTTTAAAAATCAGTAAAAAAATCAATTTTAAATCATTTAAAAATGAGTCACATTGCGAAAGTAAAAAAATCACTTTTTTCAAGACCTAAAGGCACCGAAATTGCAAATAGTAAAAATTGATTTTAAACTTTCAAAAAACAAATAACAAAAACAATCAAAATCGTCTACATTAAAGTTATACACCGAAAGTACTTTAAGTCCAAAATTTATGGAGATTAGTCAAAAATGCGATAGCTACAAAATCCTAGAACATTGCTCTTCGTGCACAGATTCGCACACCCGCATGGTTTTAAGCGAGAAATAGTACCGGCATATTTTTTTAGTTTGTCAATTGATCCTCAATAGCATTTACTTATAGTAAATGTGAGAGTAATTTTTCTACTTTAAAATCAGAAAAATCAGTCGTTTATGATTTATGTTTTTGAACTAAAAAAATCATTTTTTTAAATAAAATTTTTTATTTTTACATTTTACTTTCGATTTTATTTACATTTAGAAATAAGTTTTTTAAACTTTCGTTTTCTTTTATTTAAATATTTTAGGTTTTTAAAAACGTGTTTTGAAAGCATTTTTATTCTTTTTTTATTAATTTTGTCAAATTAAACATCTTAATATGTATTGGTTTTTTGTTTTGGAAAAACCTTTTTATTAAGTATAAAACTATTAAAATTAGTAACTTTTTTATCGAAATTTTAAAAAAGAAAAATACAGGGAATTCCTGTAAAAAATTAAAATACATCGCTGAAATTGGTTTGTTATCATGTTTGTTTTCTATTTATGAAGGTTTCAAAAAATCAGTACAAATCTAGGTAAGAAGAAAATCTAAAACAAGTATTCCTAAAAGAAATAATACTTTTATTTTTTAAGATTGAAGTTAGTCCCTTCAATGCTAAGGGAAACGCTTAAGGTATTACCTTACAAGATAGACACCAGAAAAAAACGGGGGGTATTCGTTTTAATGGAATGACCAACGAAGAGACACAAACACAAACAAGCGAAAGCGGTAACACTTCAAGAATTCCCACACTAGCGGAGTACTGGCAACAGTTTGAGCAAATGCTAGAAGTCCCCGAACTCATACCCATAAAAACCGGCTTTAGTTTTTTAGATGAGCAAAGCGGAGGACTAGACCCGAGCGGTCTGCACGTTCTAGCTGCTAGACCTGGACAAGGTAAAACATCGCTCGCAGTCTCCTTAGCTTTGAAAATTTGCGAAATGCACACGCCAGAAGATCCACACCACGAAAAAACTGCCGTGCTGTTCTTTTCGCTAGAGATGCCAAGCGTGAAAATACACCGAAACCTGGCCAGTAATTTTTTAAGCATTCCACTCAAGGAATTTAAAAAACCAAAAAAAGAGTTATGAGCAACCCACGGCCAAGCTCTCAGGGAGTTGCCAAATTTTAAAATTTACATATTTGACAACCCAACTGTTACACCCGAGCAAATTGCTGACGTCATAGACCAAGCAAAAGCAAAAGGCTACGAAGTCAAGGCGGTAATTATTGACCACATACAATTGCTAAGCCAAAACATACAAGGGGCAAACATCTACGAAAGAACAACACAAGCAAGCCGATCGCTTAAAAAAATCGCTTTGCTAAAAAGCGTGCCAATTGTTGCACTTGCGCAGTTGTCCCGTGAAGTTGAAAAAGGAAGATCCCGCAAAGGTCTTGAACCCGTTAACGCAGACATTAGAGACAGCGGGAGCATCGAGCAGGATGCGGATTTTATCGCAATGATTTACAAAGTCCCTGAAGACTTCAAACTAGATAAAAACCTAGTACGCATAAAGGTGACCAAAAACAGAGAAGGAGAACCCAAGGGCTACGCTTTGTTTTTTGATGGTAGTTTATCAAAATTTTATGAACTAAATGAGCAAGGAAATTTGAACTATGAGAGTTTTAGCACACCCGCAACCATTCACGCGGAAGCCGACAAGTAAAGAAGTCGCCGAAATTCAAAAAAGTTGAGACAAAGCCAAAAAGTTGAAAAACTTTGCCGAACTGCAATACGCTTTGGTATACGGGCATACGGTAAAAATTGAACAAGACCAAGACCCAAGAATTATTATTCTTGACATTGATAAAAGCAATTTGACTTTTTGGGATGCACTTAAGAGACTTACAAAAATTGGAGTGCAAACATCTTTGGCATACGAAACATTTAGCAGCACACCAGAAGCCCCACGCTTTCGCTTAATGTTTTATTTTACTTTTTCTATCACCAGAGAAGAAGCGGCCAAGTTTAGCGATTGAGTTGCTAAGCTTATAGATGCCGAAAATGACCCCGCTTTTTTGCGTAATCGTGTTCAGCTTTGTTATGGTGCTAAACCCGATGGGGAAAAGTGATACCCTACGGTAGTACACCGCGACACTGCTTACGAGATTTTTAAAAAATACGAAGAAAGCACCGCCGAACAATTCAACGAAGAAAAATACGAGCGGGCAGATCAATTTTTTTTGAACTTAATAAAAGAAAAGGAAAAAAGAGAAATGAACACAGTACACAACGAAAAAGATTTTTTAGGAACTCCACAACAACCTGAAGCAACTTGACAAGTAAACGACGCAAGCCTTAAAGAACCACAACAACCAACATATTGACAAGCTAACGGAGTACAGCAAGCAAATAAGTTTGTTTATCAACCCGCACAACGTACAGGAGCGGTAAAAATTAGAAAAAAAGACCCTACCCGTTTGGATCCATATTGATGGGTAAACCTTCACCCTACTGTATTTTTTGATATTGTTCAAACCATTTTGGACAATAACGAAGAAATTGGGTACCCTTTCGGTGTTCGTTTGTTTGGGGTATCTGTACATAGCAATAAATTACGTTATAAAATTCAATGCCTTATGTCACCCGAAAACGAAAAAAAGGTATTAGATTTATACAATAAAAACGGAATTGGGTACATTCACAAATTAATTAAACACGACACCAATTTTAATTTATTGCTCGAAGATAATTGAAATACTAAAAAGGCAAGAGATGCACGAAATCAAAACGAAGAACCTAGCACACTTGTGCCAGGTGGTGGGGTGATTTTCTAAAAATGATTATTGAAGATAAAAAAGATACACCCCCAGCATTTACAAGCGAAAAGCTTAAAACTATTTTAAAATATACCGATTTAGATGCTAACCCTGTTTATGATGCTTTTTTATCTAATTCAATTTATGAAATACACAGCGGAGCGAAAGGAGTTTCAAAGTCTTTTGCTGGTGCGGTCATAACCATTTATAGAATTGTAAACGACAAGCGTTTTAATTCTATTTGATGCCGTAACAGATATAAGCACATAAAAAACACCTTACGCCCGCTTTTTTTAAAAGTCTTGGACTTTCTTAAAACGGATCACGGTCTAGACTATACCCCGTTTTTTGATGTTAAAACCGAAGCCATTTACTGAACTTATGAAGATGGTGGAAAAGGTCGGGGAATATACTTTCACAACTGGGAGAATGTCCAAAGCTTACAAGGTGTAACCCTTCCGCAAACTTCCTTTTTTTGGGGTGAGTTTGTGATCGACGAACCAATAGAAGACCCAAGAGATTACAACGACCCTGAAACTCTTAACGAGATTTATAAAATACAAGAGGAAGCACTATTCATTATTTTAGCTAATACCATTTTTAGGGAAAAAGCACCCGAAGACTTCCAAATTAAAGCAAAGTTTTTTTATAACATATTTACCCATAAGCATTTTTTAATTACTAATTACCACCTTAACGCTTTACCTTTTTGCGATGCACACGGAAACCCTTACCCTGAGTACTTAACCGAGATATTAGAAAGCAAATTCATTCAAAAAGATTTGCCCGATTTTATCAAAGACCAAGAGACAGGGGAAACAATTGGGCTTATTGTAACAATGTACGCAAAAACATTTGTACCAAGTGCAAAAATATCAACTCAGCAAAAAATTAACTTAAACAATTTAAAAAGCCAGAATTACCGCCTTTGAGTTATTACCGTTGCGGGTCTAACTTATGCGGACAACAATAATCAAAAAGGGTACTTTTTAAAATCGTTGATATATGACACGGCCAACAACTACAAGGACAATATTACTTTTGTAACTTCTGAAGACATCAGCAACAAGATTAAGAGCGGAGAGCTTAAAGGGGTATTTTATGGCTATGATCCAGGTCGTGTAGACAATGCCGCTTTTGTTTGTCTTTTAGCTTTTACAAATGAACTTATATTATTTGAAGGAATAGAAGACATAAAAAAACTAATCAAAAAACCCGCCCCCACCTTAAAGGAGATACACACCAAGCTGATCGATTTAATTGCTGAGTGTAATAATAGAATTTTAGAAGATTTAAAAGGTGCGTGGTCTTATAATTCGGAATTTAATTATAAAAATTATTTTAGTAATTTAGATCTGGACAACATTACCGAGATCGAGCTATTACATAGTTATTTTATGGGTGCTAATTTACCTGTTAATGTTAGACTAGCAAGAAGAAGAACAACCAAAAACGGCGATTTTTCTATATTGGGAAGACAAGAAAAAACCAAATTAGTTTTATCATATTCGGCCTTAAAGTTTAACAGTGTTGATATATCGCGTAAGTTACTTTATAACTTG contains:
- a CDS encoding DnaB family ATPase, producing MTNEETQTQTSESGNTSRIPTLAEYWQQFEQMLEVPELIPIKTGFSFLDEQSGGLDPSGLHVLAARPGQGKTSLAVSLALKICEMHTPEDPHHEKTAVLFFSLEMPSVKIHRNLASNFLSIPLKEFKKPKKELWATHGQALRELPNFKIYIFDNPTVTPEQIADVIDQAKAKGYEVKAVIIDHIQLLSQNIQGANIYERTTQASRSLKKIALLKSVPIVALAQLSREVEKGRSRKGLEPVNADIRDSGSIEQDADFIAMIYKVPEDFKLDKNLVRIKVTKNREGEPKGYALFFDGSLSKFYELNEQGNLNYESFSTPATIHAEADK
- a CDS encoding IS30 family transposase, which translates into the protein MLKNNEYSFNEIADKLKIHRISLYHEIKKNSDLYGYIACSAQNKHDIRRQWSEQIKLRNTFEKYLEFSKLFLSKFDKKTWGVEVTYLVITNNYPEVNHPSLRTVFNWINSGIWVITRDDRLRKIYKKGRKRYISAVERLVGKRWVVPYWARPSKIDDRTDFGHWELDLIVGKTGLKQNHLLTFVERKSRFGLIKKVYSKDPWKILITLWDLIKEYRLNVKSITTDNGFEFNKLFYLGYRLKIKIYLTDPYASFEKGTIEHYNGIVRRFFKKRTNFNNVSDEKIKEIQDKINQMPRKIHGYLSADEIFFDLNYYKEKWNPIPMEEKLFTKIQRRRPSNTSRNKFFKNKY